A window of Costertonia aggregata contains these coding sequences:
- the asnB gene encoding asparagine synthase B yields the protein MCGIVCAFDIKESTEKLRPQLLEMSKKVRHRGPDWSGIYAGEKAILAHERLAIVDPASGKQPLFSPDGKIVLAANGEIYNHRELRKQFEGKYDFQTESDCEVILALYQEKGADFLDELNGIFGFAIYDSKKDEYFVARDHMGIIPLYMGWDDKGTFYVASELKALEGTCVKVELFPPGHYLKSSEEEVQRWYSRDWMEYDAVKENETSIEKIKEALEAAVHRQLMSDVPYGVLLSGGLDSSVTSAIAKKYAQKRIESDDTTDAWWPQLHSFSVGLEGSPDLAAAQKVADHIGTVHHEIKFTIQEGLDAIRDVIYNLETYDITTIRASTPMYLMARVIKSMGIKMVLSGEGADELFGGYLYFHKAPSPKDFHEETVRKLDKLHMYDCLRANKSLAAWGIEGRVPFLDKEFMDVAMRINPKDKMINGERMEKWVVRKAFEDMLPESVAWRQKEQFSDGVGYSWIDTLKELVDKEVSGEQLKNANFRFPIQTPTSKEEYYYRSIFEEHFPSDTAALSVPQEPSVACSTKIALEWDEAFKNMNDPSGRAVANVHTDAYDK from the coding sequence CGGGTGAGAAAGCTATTTTAGCCCATGAAAGGTTGGCCATAGTTGATCCGGCATCCGGAAAGCAACCCTTGTTCAGTCCAGATGGTAAAATAGTATTGGCGGCCAACGGCGAAATATACAATCATCGTGAGTTACGTAAACAGTTTGAAGGAAAGTACGATTTTCAAACCGAATCGGATTGTGAGGTGATTTTGGCCTTGTACCAAGAAAAAGGTGCGGACTTTTTGGACGAATTGAACGGAATATTTGGTTTTGCGATTTATGATTCCAAAAAGGATGAATATTTCGTAGCCCGTGACCACATGGGGATAATCCCTTTGTATATGGGATGGGATGACAAAGGTACTTTTTATGTGGCTTCAGAATTAAAGGCCTTGGAAGGCACTTGTGTTAAAGTTGAACTGTTTCCTCCTGGGCATTATTTGAAAAGCTCGGAAGAGGAAGTTCAAAGATGGTATTCCCGGGATTGGATGGAGTATGATGCCGTAAAAGAGAACGAGACCAGTATTGAGAAAATAAAGGAAGCTTTGGAAGCTGCCGTACACAGGCAGTTGATGTCCGACGTTCCCTATGGGGTTTTACTTTCAGGCGGTTTGGATTCATCGGTAACCTCTGCCATAGCAAAAAAGTATGCCCAAAAACGTATAGAATCCGATGACACGACCGATGCTTGGTGGCCGCAGCTGCATTCCTTCTCGGTAGGTTTGGAAGGTTCTCCGGATTTGGCAGCCGCCCAAAAGGTAGCGGACCATATCGGTACGGTACATCACGAAATCAAGTTTACCATACAAGAAGGTTTGGATGCCATTCGAGACGTTATCTACAACCTCGAAACCTATGATATAACCACTATCAGAGCTTCTACGCCCATGTACCTTATGGCTCGGGTAATTAAATCAATGGGAATTAAGATGGTTTTATCCGGTGAGGGTGCCGATGAGCTTTTTGGAGGCTATTTGTATTTTCATAAGGCACCTAGCCCAAAGGATTTTCATGAAGAAACGGTTCGCAAACTGGATAAGTTGCACATGTACGACTGTCTTAGGGCCAATAAATCTCTGGCAGCTTGGGGCATAGAGGGGCGGGTTCCTTTTTTGGATAAAGAGTTTATGGATGTCGCAATGCGTATAAATCCCAAAGATAAAATGATAAACGGTGAACGTATGGAAAAATGGGTAGTTCGCAAAGCTTTTGAAGATATGCTGCCCGAAAGTGTGGCATGGAGGCAAAAAGAACAGTTCTCGGATGGTGTAGGGTATAGTTGGATAGATACTTTAAAGGAATTGGTAGATAAGGAGGTTTCTGGGGAACAGTTGAAAAATGCCAATTTCCGTTTTCCCATACAAACACCCACATCCAAAGAAGAATACTATTATCGCTCTATTTTTGAAGAACATTTTCCAAGCGATACCGCTGCCTTGAGCGTTCCGCAGGAACCTTCTGTGGCCTGCAGCACAAAAATCGCCTTGGAGTGGGACGAAGCGTTCAAAAACATGAACGACCCATCGGGTAGAGCGGTCGCCAATGTGCATACAGATGCCTACGATAAGTAG
- the gyrB gene encoding DNA topoisomerase (ATP-hydrolyzing) subunit B, with translation MSEEANNKDQNKKPEEHLIGDNKRAYSADSIQALEGMEHVRMRPSMYIGDVGVRGLHHLVYEVVDNSIDEAMGGHCDTISVTINEDNSITTKDNGRGIPVDLHKKEGVSALEVVMTKIGAGGKFDKDSYKVSGGLHGVGVSCVNALSNHLRATVHRDGKIWEQEYERGKALYPVKQIGETKERGTIVTFHPDETIFTQTIEFSYETLSNRMRELSFLNKGITITITDKRQKDKDSESGFVSETFHSTEGLKEFVRFLDGTRESLIQSVISMEGEKNDIPVEVAMIYNTSYTENLHSYVNNINTHEGGTHLSGFRRGLTSTLKKYADASGMLDKLKFEVQGDDFREGLTAIVSVKVAEPQFEGQTKTKLGNREVSSAVSQAVSEMLTNYLEENPDDAKVIVQKVILAAQARHAATKAREMVQRKTVMSIGGLPGKLSDCSEQDPALCEVFLVEGDSAGGTAKQGRDRNFQAILPLRGKILNVEKAMQHRVFENEEIKNIYTALGVTIGTEEDSKALNLEKLRYHKVVIMCDADVDGSHIETLILTFFFRYMRELIDGGHVYIATPPLYLVKKGQKKRYAWSDKERDEIAESFNGSVGIQRYKGLGEMNAEQLWDTTMNPEYRTLRQITIDNATESDRIFSMLMGDEVPPRREFIEKNAVYANIDV, from the coding sequence ATGAGCGAAGAAGCAAATAATAAAGATCAAAACAAGAAGCCCGAAGAGCATTTGATAGGGGATAACAAAAGAGCATATTCAGCAGATAGTATCCAAGCTTTGGAGGGTATGGAGCATGTTAGAATGCGACCCTCCATGTACATAGGTGATGTTGGGGTACGCGGTTTGCACCATTTGGTCTATGAAGTGGTAGATAACTCTATTGATGAGGCCATGGGCGGCCACTGTGATACCATAAGTGTTACGATTAATGAGGATAACTCTATCACCACTAAAGATAACGGTAGGGGCATACCTGTTGATTTGCATAAAAAAGAGGGTGTCTCGGCCCTAGAAGTAGTCATGACCAAAATCGGTGCCGGTGGTAAGTTTGACAAGGACTCCTACAAGGTTTCAGGTGGACTTCATGGTGTTGGGGTTTCCTGTGTGAATGCACTATCAAATCACCTACGCGCAACAGTACATCGGGACGGTAAAATTTGGGAACAGGAATATGAAAGGGGAAAGGCCCTATATCCGGTAAAGCAAATAGGTGAGACCAAAGAAAGGGGTACCATCGTAACCTTTCATCCGGATGAAACGATTTTTACCCAAACCATAGAGTTCAGTTACGAAACTTTATCCAATAGAATGCGTGAGCTTTCTTTTTTGAACAAGGGGATTACCATTACTATTACCGATAAACGCCAAAAAGATAAGGATAGCGAGTCCGGTTTTGTTTCGGAGACTTTTCATTCTACCGAAGGTTTAAAAGAATTTGTTCGGTTTTTGGACGGAACACGGGAGTCTTTGATACAGAGTGTCATTTCAATGGAAGGAGAGAAAAACGATATTCCGGTCGAGGTTGCCATGATATACAATACCAGTTATACCGAGAACCTTCATTCTTATGTGAACAATATCAATACACATGAAGGCGGCACACATTTATCAGGTTTTAGAAGGGGACTTACCTCTACCTTAAAGAAATATGCCGATGCTTCGGGAATGCTCGATAAACTAAAGTTCGAAGTTCAAGGGGACGATTTTAGGGAAGGTCTTACGGCCATTGTATCCGTAAAAGTGGCTGAACCCCAATTTGAAGGACAGACCAAGACAAAGTTGGGCAATAGGGAGGTTTCCTCGGCAGTAAGTCAAGCTGTTTCTGAAATGTTGACCAACTATTTGGAAGAAAACCCCGATGATGCCAAAGTAATCGTACAAAAAGTGATTCTTGCGGCACAAGCTAGGCACGCAGCTACCAAGGCCCGTGAGATGGTGCAGCGTAAAACGGTAATGAGTATTGGTGGTTTACCGGGAAAACTATCGGATTGTTCCGAACAAGATCCCGCACTTTGTGAGGTGTTTTTGGTTGAGGGAGATTCGGCAGGTGGTACCGCCAAACAAGGTAGGGATAGGAATTTTCAAGCCATACTACCGTTACGGGGTAAGATATTGAATGTTGAAAAGGCCATGCAACATAGGGTTTTTGAGAATGAGGAAATCAAGAATATTTATACCGCACTTGGCGTTACGATAGGAACGGAAGAGGATAGCAAAGCCCTCAACCTGGAAAAATTGCGTTACCACAAAGTGGTCATTATGTGTGATGCTGACGTGGATGGTAGCCATATCGAGACTTTGATACTCACGTTCTTTTTCCGTTATATGCGGGAACTCATAGATGGCGGTCACGTGTACATAGCTACGCCACCTTTGTATTTGGTTAAAAAAGGACAAAAGAAAAGATATGCGTGGAGCGATAAGGAGCGTGATGAAATTGCCGAAAGTTTTAACGGTAGTGTAGGTATACAACGTTACAAAGGTCTTGGTGAGATGAACGCCGAGCAATTATGGGATACGACCATGAATCCCGAATACAGGACTTTAAGGCAGATAACCATTGATAACGCTACGGAATCAGATCGTATTTTTTCTATGTTGATGGGCGATGAAGTACCACCAAGGAGGGAATTTATAGAGAAGAATGCCGTATATGCCAATATAGACGTTTAA
- a CDS encoding malate dehydrogenase → MKVTIVGAGAVGASCAEYIAIKNFASEVVLLDIKEGYAEGKAMDLMQCASLNAFDTKITGVTNDYSKTAGSDIAVITSGIPRKPGMTREELIGINAGIVKSVSSNLIEHSPNVTLVVVSNPMDTMTYLVHKTADLPKNKIIGMGGALDSARFKYRLAEALEAPISDVDGMVIGGHSDTGMVPLTSQASRNSIKVSEFLSAERLEQVAADTKVGGATLTKLLGTSAWYAPGAAVSGLVQAIACDQKKMFPCSTYLEGEYGLNDICIGVPVILGKNGIEKIVDIALSDDEKAKMQESAAGVTKTNGLLEL, encoded by the coding sequence ATGAAAGTTACCATAGTAGGGGCCGGAGCCGTTGGAGCAAGCTGTGCAGAGTACATTGCCATTAAAAATTTTGCATCGGAAGTTGTTCTCTTGGATATTAAGGAGGGATATGCCGAAGGAAAAGCAATGGATTTAATGCAGTGCGCATCCTTAAATGCATTTGACACCAAAATCACAGGTGTCACGAACGACTATTCCAAAACTGCCGGTAGTGATATCGCCGTAATAACATCGGGTATTCCGAGAAAACCGGGAATGACCCGTGAGGAGCTTATCGGTATCAATGCGGGCATTGTAAAAAGTGTTTCCAGTAACCTTATTGAGCATTCGCCCAACGTAACATTGGTCGTAGTGAGCAACCCTATGGATACAATGACCTACTTGGTACATAAGACCGCTGACCTTCCCAAAAATAAGATAATAGGTATGGGCGGAGCGTTGGATAGCGCCCGGTTTAAATATAGATTGGCCGAAGCTTTGGAAGCCCCCATTTCTGATGTAGATGGTATGGTGATCGGTGGCCATAGCGATACGGGGATGGTGCCCTTGACCTCGCAAGCTTCAAGAAACAGCATTAAGGTGTCCGAGTTTTTATCGGCCGAAAGGTTAGAGCAGGTCGCTGCTGACACCAAAGTGGGTGGGGCCACCCTAACAAAATTACTGGGAACCAGTGCTTGGTATGCGCCAGGTGCGGCAGTATCAGGTTTAGTTCAAGCCATCGCTTGTGACCAAAAGAAAATGTTCCCTTGCTCAACGTATTTAGAAGGGGAATACGGTCTAAACGACATATGTATAGGAGTTCCCGTAATTTTGGGTAAAAATGGTATCGAGAAGATAGTTGATATTGCATTGAGCGATGACGAAAAAGCAAAAATGCAGGAAAGTGCCGCGGGTGTTACCAAGACTAATGGACTTTTAGAACTGTAG
- a CDS encoding GNAT family N-acetyltransferase has product MDFLLVGRETKRLAFREVRPTDFEDWLPFHQDKRTSEFWEGLSLNPIEACEQDLERTFYRYKNRLGGKNAVLLKETGQLIGQCGLLLQNVDGQKELEIGYSILPEYWKKGFATEAAIKCKQHAKKNKLAKTLISIIQVNNIPSQKVALANGMVLEKTTTYHKNLVHIFRVRL; this is encoded by the coding sequence ATGGATTTTCTTCTCGTTGGCAGGGAAACAAAACGATTAGCGTTCCGAGAAGTACGCCCTACGGATTTTGAAGATTGGCTGCCTTTTCACCAAGACAAAAGAACATCGGAGTTTTGGGAAGGTTTATCGCTAAATCCCATTGAAGCCTGCGAACAAGATTTGGAACGCACTTTTTATCGATATAAAAATAGATTAGGGGGCAAAAATGCTGTACTATTGAAAGAAACCGGTCAGCTAATCGGCCAATGTGGTCTATTGTTGCAAAACGTTGATGGTCAAAAAGAGTTGGAAATAGGATACTCAATACTGCCAGAATACTGGAAAAAGGGATTTGCGACCGAGGCCGCTATAAAATGCAAGCAGCACGCAAAAAAAAACAAACTGGCCAAAACGCTTATTTCAATAATACAGGTAAATAATATTCCCTCCCAAAAAGTAGCATTAGCCAATGGTATGGTTTTGGAGAAGACCACGACGTACCATAAGAATTTAGTCCATATTTTTAGGGTGCGGTTATGA
- a CDS encoding ATP-binding cassette domain-containing protein, producing MSQKHWIIFSDNNSSIDYALDLIFNTIESPYFLELKKKKGAIFSKAEIIKFIDEENRHGIKIVTRKTSQSLKSMSSGEQKKALLDYILKTKPDFIVLDNPFDNLDRKTRTELKERLKTISDEIYLIQIIGRESDALPFIKTSFRLKGNTLQPLKNIKNHQKTIYEAFDENIPKPLTKIRVHDDILIRLENISVSYLNKPILRSIHWTIKKGEFWELRGDNGSGKTTLLSMITGENPKGYGQELYLFGQKKGSGESVWEIKEKIGYFTPSMTESFKGIHSVENMVISGLNDSVGLYIKATEAQLNLAQRWLKLAGFWDKRHQWFNELSEGNKRLVMCIRAMIKHPPLLILDETTAGLDDTSAALFVSLVNIFAKESDTAIIFVSHRDEPGLLPQYIYELQITDTGSVGKMLK from the coding sequence ATGAGTCAAAAGCATTGGATAATTTTCTCAGACAACAACTCCAGCATAGACTATGCCCTCGATTTGATATTCAATACAATTGAATCGCCCTATTTTTTAGAATTAAAGAAAAAGAAAGGAGCTATATTCTCAAAAGCGGAAATCATCAAATTTATAGATGAAGAAAATCGTCACGGTATCAAAATCGTTACCCGAAAAACATCGCAAAGCCTAAAATCAATGTCAAGTGGCGAACAAAAAAAAGCACTGCTAGACTATATTCTAAAAACGAAGCCAGATTTTATAGTGCTTGACAATCCCTTTGATAATTTGGACAGAAAAACCCGAACCGAGCTTAAAGAAAGGCTCAAAACCATTTCCGACGAAATTTACCTAATACAAATAATCGGCAGGGAAAGCGATGCGCTACCATTTATAAAAACATCCTTTAGGTTAAAAGGCAACACGTTACAACCATTAAAAAATATAAAAAACCATCAAAAAACCATTTACGAAGCCTTTGATGAAAACATCCCTAAACCATTGACCAAAATAAGGGTTCATGATGATATCCTAATCAGGTTAGAAAATATAAGTGTCAGTTATCTGAATAAACCTATTTTAAGAAGTATCCATTGGACCATAAAAAAGGGGGAGTTTTGGGAGCTACGGGGAGACAATGGCAGTGGAAAAACAACCTTACTATCTATGATAACCGGTGAGAACCCAAAAGGATATGGGCAAGAACTATATCTTTTTGGGCAAAAAAAAGGAAGTGGGGAAAGCGTTTGGGAGATAAAAGAGAAAATAGGCTATTTTACGCCTTCCATGACCGAAAGTTTTAAAGGTATTCACTCCGTAGAGAATATGGTAATATCTGGTTTAAACGATTCTGTTGGTTTGTATATCAAGGCTACCGAGGCACAATTAAACCTTGCCCAACGATGGCTGAAACTAGCTGGGTTTTGGGATAAAAGACATCAATGGTTCAATGAACTTTCAGAGGGAAACAAACGCTTGGTGATGTGCATCAGGGCCATGATAAAACATCCGCCTTTACTTATTTTAGACGAAACTACCGCAGGGTTGGATGATACCAGTGCTGCACTTTTTGTAAGCTTGGTAAATATATTCGCAAAAGAAAGCGATACGGCTATTATTTTTGTCTCCCACAGGGACGAACCCGGTTTGCTTCCCCAGTATATTTATGAACTACAAATTACCGATACAGGCTCTGTGGGAAAGATGCTAAAGTGA
- the secDF gene encoding protein translocase subunit SecDF produces MQNKGLIKLFAFLFGLVSIYQLSYTFITNKVENEAEVFAANKISESEEDYIAKREAVEARYLDSIGKDPIFGYTNYNEAKTKELNKGLDLKGGINVTLQISVKDILKGLANNTKNPIFNKALADADEASKNSDDRYLDLFFEAFDNIKGDTRLASPDIFFTKSLSEEIGSMDADDAAVKKIISEKVDESIISAFEVLRERIDGFGVTQPNIQREGNSGRILVELPGARDIARAQELLSSTAQLEFWETFAPSNQSIGNFLVAANEELKSLVEVDSTRQELQKPESEIDSLLSDVTQDSLDLNTQVNPLFDLIQGAGSGYAIAKVAIKDTAKVGEYLRMKSIRRLIPNDLQFIKFLWERPAKDSEVVDLYALKSNRENEPRISGDVVTDAQDTFDQYNKAAVSMSMNTRGAKEWEELTGDAFNNQTGIAIVLDNKVYTAPGVSTGPISGGRSEITGTFTVNETKDIANVLRAGKLPASAEIIDSFVVGPSLGQEAIDSGFMSFLIAMAFVLLWMIFYYGKAGIFADIALILNIILIFGVLSSLSAVLTLPGIAGIVLTIGMSVDANVLIFERIKEELGKGKGKSQAIADGFGNALSSILDANITTGLTALILFVFGSGPIKGFATTLLIGILTSLFTAIFITRLLVDWYISAKDRRLDFSTSITKNLFKNMNINFLSKRKIAYILSFILVGIGLFSLITQGLQQGVDFVGGRNYQIRFENAVSASEITNELTEALGSANAKTFGEANQIMVTTNYKVDVQGTEVDDEILDILFKSLQKYLPDGTSYEEFVPGGGNGEVGVLKYRKVGPTIADDIKKNALWAIIGSLAVVFLYILLRFRKWQFSLGAVVAVFHDVLIVLGVFSLVGKIMPFNMEIDQAFIAAILTVIGYSLNDTVVVFDRIREIIAERGWKGGENINSAVNSTLGRTLNTSLTTLVVLLAIFIFGGESLRGFMFAMIIGVVVGTYSSVFIATPVMYDSLKKKISSGAVTE; encoded by the coding sequence ATGCAAAATAAAGGACTTATAAAGCTTTTTGCTTTCCTGTTCGGACTAGTGAGTATATATCAGTTGTCCTACACTTTTATTACCAATAAAGTTGAAAACGAAGCAGAAGTTTTTGCCGCGAACAAAATCTCGGAATCCGAAGAGGACTATATTGCAAAAAGGGAGGCTGTTGAAGCCAGATACCTAGATTCTATCGGTAAAGATCCCATTTTTGGCTATACCAATTACAATGAGGCAAAGACCAAAGAGCTTAACAAGGGCCTTGACCTTAAAGGTGGTATAAACGTAACGTTACAGATATCTGTAAAAGACATCTTGAAAGGGCTTGCCAATAATACCAAAAATCCCATTTTCAATAAAGCATTGGCAGATGCAGATGAAGCTTCCAAAAACAGTGATGATCGCTACTTGGATTTGTTTTTTGAGGCCTTTGATAATATCAAAGGCGATACAAGGTTGGCTTCTCCCGATATTTTCTTCACAAAAAGTTTAAGTGAAGAAATTGGCAGTATGGATGCCGATGATGCCGCTGTTAAAAAAATCATTAGCGAAAAAGTAGATGAGTCCATTATATCGGCATTTGAGGTGTTGCGCGAGCGTATTGATGGTTTTGGGGTTACCCAGCCCAATATCCAGAGAGAGGGCAACTCCGGTCGTATTTTGGTAGAATTACCGGGAGCCAGGGATATAGCCCGGGCTCAAGAGCTCTTGTCGAGTACGGCCCAACTGGAGTTTTGGGAAACGTTTGCGCCGAGCAACCAATCTATTGGCAATTTTTTAGTTGCGGCCAATGAAGAATTAAAATCTTTGGTCGAAGTTGATAGTACGCGACAGGAACTACAAAAACCAGAATCTGAAATAGATTCCCTCTTGTCCGATGTAACGCAAGACTCTTTGGATTTGAACACACAGGTAAATCCTTTATTCGATTTGATTCAGGGTGCGGGTAGTGGTTACGCCATAGCCAAAGTAGCCATAAAGGATACGGCCAAAGTAGGGGAGTATCTCAGAATGAAGAGCATTCGTAGATTAATACCCAACGATTTACAGTTCATTAAATTTCTATGGGAAAGACCGGCCAAAGATTCTGAAGTGGTTGATTTATACGCCCTAAAATCCAATCGTGAGAACGAACCCAGAATAAGTGGTGACGTCGTAACCGATGCCCAAGATACATTTGACCAATACAACAAGGCAGCAGTTTCAATGAGTATGAACACTCGTGGAGCCAAAGAATGGGAAGAGCTTACCGGTGATGCCTTTAATAATCAAACTGGGATTGCCATTGTTCTTGACAATAAGGTATACACTGCACCGGGGGTTTCAACTGGTCCAATTTCCGGTGGCCGTTCGGAAATCACGGGAACATTTACCGTGAACGAGACGAAGGATATTGCCAACGTACTGCGTGCGGGTAAACTGCCTGCTTCCGCAGAAATCATAGATTCATTCGTGGTAGGGCCGTCTTTGGGTCAAGAAGCTATCGATAGTGGCTTTATGTCCTTTTTGATTGCCATGGCCTTTGTACTGTTATGGATGATTTTTTACTACGGCAAGGCTGGTATTTTTGCCGATATCGCACTGATATTGAATATTATTTTAATTTTTGGTGTACTGTCCAGTTTAAGCGCTGTTTTGACTTTGCCCGGTATCGCTGGTATCGTATTGACCATAGGTATGTCCGTTGATGCGAACGTACTTATTTTTGAGCGTATTAAAGAAGAGCTTGGAAAAGGCAAGGGAAAATCACAGGCCATCGCCGATGGTTTCGGAAACGCCTTGTCCTCTATTTTAGATGCCAACATTACAACAGGGCTTACGGCATTGATACTTTTTGTTTTTGGTTCGGGACCCATCAAAGGCTTTGCAACAACTCTATTAATAGGTATACTTACCTCTTTGTTCACGGCAATTTTCATCACACGTTTGTTGGTGGATTGGTACATTAGTGCAAAAGACAGAAGGCTGGATTTCTCAACCAGTATTACGAAGAATCTGTTCAAGAATATGAATATTAACTTCTTGAGCAAACGTAAAATAGCATACATTTTATCGTTTATTCTAGTGGGTATCGGTTTATTTTCCCTAATTACGCAAGGGCTTCAACAAGGTGTTGATTTTGTCGGGGGGCGCAACTATCAAATTAGGTTTGAAAATGCCGTAAGTGCATCTGAGATTACCAATGAGTTGACCGAAGCCTTAGGGAGTGCCAATGCTAAAACTTTTGGCGAGGCCAACCAAATTATGGTCACTACCAATTATAAGGTCGATGTACAAGGAACAGAAGTCGATGACGAGATTTTGGACATACTGTTCAAATCACTACAAAAATACCTACCTGACGGTACTTCCTATGAAGAATTTGTACCAGGTGGGGGCAACGGAGAAGTAGGTGTTCTCAAATACAGAAAAGTAGGGCCTACCATTGCCGATGATATCAAAAAGAACGCTTTGTGGGCCATCATAGGTTCTTTGGCCGTTGTGTTCCTATACATCTTATTACGTTTTCGTAAATGGCAGTTCTCCTTAGGTGCAGTTGTTGCGGTATTCCACGATGTATTGATAGTTTTGGGTGTATTCTCACTTGTTGGTAAGATAATGCCTTTTAATATGGAAATTGATCAGGCCTTTATCGCAGCCATACTAACGGTAATCGGGTATTCCTTGAACGATACCGTGGTCGTGTTCGACCGTATTCGTGAAATCATAGCCGAACGTGGATGGAAAGGTGGGGAAAATATCAATTCTGCCGTGAACAGTACTTTAGGTAGAACCTTGAACACGTCATTGACGACCTTAGTGGTACTATTGGCCATATTTATTTTTGGTGGGGAGTCCTTAAGAGGATTTATGTTCGCAATGATTATTGGTGTTGTCGTCGGTACATACTCTTCAGTATTTATAGCAACGCCGGTAATGTATGACTCTTTAAAGAAAAAAATAAGTTCTGGCGCAGTTACAGAGTAA
- a CDS encoding DUF192 domain-containing protein, translating into MKNIFKIVAFSLVYVFVLQSCSEKAKKVIKTEPIVFEKEGKLYIYQKETDSLLTTLDIEIAESEYETQTGLMYRESIEDYQGMLFVFSDEQMHAFYMKNTQFPLDIIYIKADSTIASFQKNAQPFNENSLSSQVPVQYVLEVNAGLAEKWGLEVGDKVNFSKH; encoded by the coding sequence ATGAAAAATATTTTCAAAATCGTTGCCTTTTCACTCGTTTACGTTTTTGTGCTTCAATCTTGTAGCGAAAAAGCCAAAAAGGTCATTAAAACAGAACCCATTGTCTTTGAAAAGGAAGGGAAGCTGTACATCTACCAAAAAGAAACCGATTCGCTTTTGACCACCTTAGATATTGAAATTGCGGAATCGGAGTATGAAACGCAAACAGGTCTTATGTATCGAGAAAGTATAGAAGACTATCAAGGTATGTTATTTGTATTTTCTGATGAGCAAATGCATGCATTCTACATGAAAAACACACAATTTCCGCTAGACATCATTTATATTAAGGCAGATTCTACCATTGCCAGTTTTCAAAAAAATGCACAACCTTTTAATGAAAATAGCCTTTCCTCACAAGTTCCCGTACAATATGTATTAGAGGTAAATGCCGGTCTAGCGGAAAAATGGGGTTTGGAAGTCGGGGATAAGGTAAATTTTTCAAAACATTGA
- a CDS encoding DUF6588 family protein — protein sequence MKKILFLMATAVSSLGIAQANLDDLFAAGIDDAQRFTNDYLAPVSESVVYSISNGWYNSAKAKPLGGFEISIIGNITGFKNKDDKTSFVLNTAEYENLQFVDGETSKSVSTALGDIEGVRAFVEVEVAPGVTERQEFELPTGLLAEGLNFMPSGYLQGSVGLIKGLEVKARFLPKIDTDDVKIGLFGAGLQYDFTSSLPADKLLPVAISGVIGYTSLTGEYDFTDAGLFDGDRQIIDTKFSSWTFNAVASTRLPVINFYGGLGYVTGKSTTDVLGDYTVGVGPLSTTETDPFSISRNVSGVTANVGTKLKLGFFRLNVDYTLAEFNTLTAGINFGFR from the coding sequence ATGAAAAAAATACTTTTTTTGATGGCAACGGCGGTATCATCTTTAGGAATTGCCCAAGCCAACTTAGATGATTTATTCGCTGCGGGTATAGATGATGCCCAGCGCTTCACGAACGATTATTTGGCACCTGTTTCGGAATCTGTGGTTTACAGTATTTCAAATGGATGGTACAATAGTGCCAAGGCAAAGCCTTTGGGCGGATTTGAAATTTCGATAATCGGTAACATTACAGGGTTTAAGAATAAAGATGACAAAACGTCTTTTGTGCTCAACACGGCAGAATATGAAAATTTACAGTTTGTAGATGGTGAGACATCCAAATCGGTATCCACTGCTCTGGGAGATATTGAAGGTGTACGGGCTTTTGTTGAGGTTGAGGTTGCACCGGGAGTAACGGAAAGGCAAGAATTTGAACTACCTACCGGACTTTTGGCAGAAGGTTTGAATTTTATGCCCTCGGGATATTTACAGGGTAGTGTGGGCTTGATAAAAGGGTTGGAGGTCAAAGCACGTTTTTTGCCAAAAATTGATACTGACGATGTAAAAATAGGTCTGTTTGGTGCGGGGTTACAATATGACTTTACAAGTAGCCTTCCTGCGGACAAGCTTTTGCCTGTAGCGATTTCCGGTGTCATTGGCTATACATCACTAACAGGGGAATACGATTTTACGGATGCGGGACTTTTTGATGGAGACCGGCAAATCATCGACACAAAGTTTTCTTCATGGACTTTCAATGCCGTCGCATCAACCAGACTACCGGTGATAAATTTTTATGGTGGATTAGGATATGTTACGGGAAAATCGACTACGGATGTTTTAGGGGATTATACCGTAGGGGTAGGGCCACTTTCAACAACGGAAACCGACCCGTTTTCCATTTCAAGGAACGTTAGCGGGGTAACCGCTAATGTGGGTACCAAATTAAAACTTGGCTTTTTCAGGCTTAATGTGGATTACACACTTGCAGAATTCAATACGTTGACCGCGGGAATTAATTTTGGTTTTAGATAG